The sequence below is a genomic window from Microcebus murinus isolate Inina chromosome 4, M.murinus_Inina_mat1.0, whole genome shotgun sequence.
tggctcatgcctgtagtcccagctacttgggaggctgagacagaaggattgcttgagcccaggagtttgaggttgctgtgagctaggctgacgccatggcactcactctagcctaggcaacaaagcgagactatgtctcaaaaaaaaaaaataaataaataaataaataataaaataataggaaaaaaaaagatttcaggctttggctgggcgtggtggctcactcctgtcatgctagcactctgggaggctgaggagggaggatcgctcaaggtcaggagttggaaaccagcctgagcaagagcgagatctccatctctactaaaaatagaaagaaattaattggccaactaaaatatatatatatatatatataaaattatgccggcatggtggcgcatgcctgtagtcccagctacttgggaggctgaggaaggaggatcacttaagcccaggaggttgaggttgctgtgagctaggctgatgccatagcactcttgcccaggcaacagagtgagattctgtctcaaaaaaataaaataataaaataatatttcaggcTTCTGGCGCTGCCATGCAGTCTGGGGGCTCCCCCAGTGCCCACGATGGGACACCCCCAGGAGCAGCCCTGGCCAGTGACTTCGGCCAGTGACTGGAGGATGACTAGCGCAGGCCCTGCCCCCTGGAGCGGAGCCACCCTGGGTCTATGGAGTCCCCAGAGGCCCCAGCTGGtcgcctgtcccctccccacccttcccccctATCCTTTCGGGGGGGGGCACCCCAAACCCAGACGAGGCAAGACTGAGGCCGCCGGCCAGCGGGTGGGGAgacgtggggggtggggggctctgaGCAGCGACACACAGTCTCGTCCATGGACGCCACGCGCGTTTTATTGGGGGGACACACActcagggaggaggaaaggagacgACACCCCCCCACCCAGGGACCCGAATCCAGCCGCACCCCCCAAGCCCGCAccgtggggggaggggcggccagCCTCGGCTCTCTCGTGCAGAggccgggagggaggccgggTCCCCACGTGGCTCCGCCCGGCGCCACCCGGGGGTGCCCACTACCGGGGGGTGCCCCCCACCGGGGGGTGCCCACTACCGAGGGGTGCCCACTACCGGGGGGTGCCCCCCACCGGGGGTGCCCACTACCGGGGGTGCCCACTACCGGGGGTGCCCCCCACCGGGGGGTGCCCACTACCGGGGGTGCCCCCCACCGGGGGTGCCCACTACCGGGGGGTGCCCACTACCGGGGGTGCCCCCCACCGGGGGTGCCCCCCACCGGGGGTGCCCACTACCGGGGGTGCCCCCCACCGGGGGTGCCCACTACCGGGGCCAGCCGTCCGCCAGGGGCAGGCGGCGCAGGGCGGGCGCGGGCCGCAGCGGCTCCGCCAGGGTCCGGGCGAGGAGCAGCGGGTAGGGGAAGGCCGCGGGGAAGTCGCCGGCGCCGCCGGGGGCAGGAGAGACGCGCTCGGACTTGACGCTGACCgcggggggcggcggggacgTCGGGGGGCCCCCCTCGCCGGGGCCGCGGCCGCCGCTGCTGccggaggggggaggggaggagagacagaaaaGGGGGTGTCGTGAGCCCCGCGGGGCAGGGGCGGAAGCCGGGCAGCCGGGCCCTGGGAAAGCAGGGGGCGGCGGTCCCCCGGGGGCCTCCGAAAtagccgccccgccccgccccgccccgcgggcGCGCGCAGTACCGGGCGTGGCCGCCAGGGGGCAGCAGCGGCCGCGGCTCCGCGCGCACCTGGCGGCCGCGGGCAGGTGCGGCGGTGCCGGCGCTCACctgggcggggcggcggcggcggggggcgcgTCTCCCCGGGAGGACGGCCACGCGGCCAGCGCCGGCGACTGCAGCAAgcccgggggcggcggggggtcTCCCAGGCCGTACTCTGCTGGGCGGGAAGGTTGGGCTGAGGCCCCGCCACGCCCGACGCGCCGGGTCCCGGTCCCGGGGGCGGCTGGGGGTGTACCTGGGGCGCCCGCGGGGAGGAAGGGGAAGCTCCCCAGCGGCGTTCCCGGGGCCGCGGCCGAGCACGGGCTCTGCAGGCTGCCGTAGAGGCTTCTCTGCGGGGCACAGAGGGCGAAGGGTCACCTGGGGCCCGCGCCCGGGccgccctgcccgcccccacCAGCCCGCCACGCCGTCCCGCCCCCCACTCACCGAGGAGCTCAGTCCCcctccggccccggccaggccacCCGGCAGGTCCGGCCTCCGCCCGTCGGCCGCCAGGTACAGGGGGGGCGGCGTCTTGCTGGCGAGGTGGTTTGGCGAGAAGAGAGGGTgtgccaggcctggggagggggggacCCCCAGAGAGAGGGCACCCCGGCCATGTCAGCCGAcgaagctagagtgccgtggcgtcagcccagctcacagcaacctccaactcctgggctcaagccatcctcctgcctcagcctcccgagtagctgggactacaggcatgtcccaccatgctcggctaattttttctatgtatttttttttagttgggcaattaatttctttctatttatagtagagacggggtctcgctcttgctcaggctggtttccaactcctgacctcgagcgatcctcctgcctcggcctcccagagtgctgggatgacaggtgtgagccgccgcacccGCCGAAGTCTGAGGTTTAGAGGTGACTCGGGCACAGGCAGTGCCAGAGCCCAGATCCACCCAGAGGACCCCCTGGGCCCCCCACCACTGCCCCCCGCCAGGGCCTGTGCCCCGCCTCACCTGGGGGTCCGGCTTTGGGGGCCGCTGGTCGGAAGGGGGACGGGCGgctctgggcaggcagggcctcccCGAGCCCGCCGGGGTCACAGCCTGCGGGGGGAAACGCCCCGTACACCATGTCCGGGCTGGGCATAGCAGGGGTTGCCGGCTGTGGGCAGAGAGGTGGGTGGGTTGGAGGACGGTGCCAACGGGGAGGCCAAGCCCAAGGGCGAAAATCCCGATGGGTTCAAGGGCCAGCCTCTGCCTTTCCTTCCGGAAGCCTTTGCCACTCTTCTCTTGGGGCTccctatctcctcctccctctggcctAACCCCACAGGCTGGGGGGGGGTGCTTCTGGCTCTGTCTGTCCAAGCCAGCTCGGCCCGGAGCTGAGAGGCCTTTTGCTCAGCATAGAGTTGGCACTGAGGGGGCTGCCTGGGGTGTTTGATCAGAgaagtaaagaaggaaggaacTGTCAGCCTGTTGAACTCTTATGTATCCTTCAAAGCCCCAGCTGCAATGCCCATTCTTCAGGAAAGCCTCACCTGCCCACCCAGGCAGAGACCTGCCTCCAAATCCCAGGCTCCCTGGCTctaggtctctctctctcagtacCAGCCGCAACCACCTGGGccgaggaggtgggggagggcccCATTCACAGtggagcgggggcggggggggggtcaCTTACGTAGAGCCGGGGTCGGGGCAAGGCCGGGTCACCCCCTTCGCCTGCCAGCCTCTGCAGCTTCTCTCCCGGCCCCTCCGGCCCCTCATCTGGCTCCAGCTCTGGCCCCTCGAGGCCCACACCCCTCCGCTTGAGCGTCTGTCAGGACAAGAGACAACAGAGTGGACcctgccctccccaaccccccaggcatgggacgggGAGAGGCCTTCCCCACTCGGCTCTGTGGCCGGGGTAGCATGTGGGCACAGCCTGCCCCGGCCAAACCCCATCGGCCAAAACCCTAGCGAGTTGCCATGGAGCAATTTCCACCCGTGTGCGAGGAAAGGCATGTCCTGCCCCGGGACCAGAGAGGCCAAGGACCCCCGCCCGGGTCACACTGGAGGAGCTGAGATCCACCCAGGCCTGTTGTCGCCTATCCGATCCCTGCCCCTGGACATGACTCGGGGACCTCCGTGCTGCCCCCACGCACAGCCTTGGAGCCTGGTATGCAGTGGCTGCCTAATAAATGTCAGCGGCTTTCCTGGGACCACGCAACCGCACACGCCTGGGCCCCAGCCTGTCCTCCGCCCGCTTCTCCCCCAACTTTGGAGACCTCAGGAGCTCCCAGCCCCCCGGGTCCTTCCCATCCTGGGCGAAGACTCCCCCGTCTGCAGGGACAGCAGGTGTGGGGACTGAGCCCGCCTCCGCTCCGGCCTCCCCAGTCTGACCCTCCCGGGGAGGCAGCGGCGCAGACAGAAGCACGCCAGGGTCTCGGCGAGGCCCGCTTGCTTCCTGGGCCGCCCGGCTGGGCGGTGGGAGGACTGGCGGGCTCAGAGCCCAGGGGCGCAGGGGGAGCCTGCGGTGGGCGCAGCCTCGGGGCTGGGGGTCTGCATCAGCCGGGGAGGTCGAGGCGTCACATCCCGGGAGACTCTGGGGTTGTTGTCTGCACCCCAAGGACTTTGGCCTAACAGATGACAGGTGGTGcccttttttttctgagacacagtctctgttgcccaggctagagtgagtgccgtggcgtcagcctagctcacagcaacctcacactcctgggctcaagcgatcctcctgcctcagcctcccgagtagccgagaccacaggcatgcgccaccacgcccggctgattttttctatgtatatttttagttggccaattaatttcttcctatttttagtagagacggggtctcgctcttgctcaggcttattttcaactcctgacctcgagcgatcctcccgcctcggcctcccatcaTGGGGccttttattgtctgtttccGTTTCTCTGCGTGCGTGTCTCtgtcttggtgtgtgtgtgtctctctcagtctctgtctgtctctgtctctctcaactTATCATGGCAGAAGTGTAAGAGCACACTCCCTGGGGACAGACACATACAGGCTCAAATCCTGCCCCCTCCGCATGTGTACGTGTGACCAGAGGTACCGAGAACTCCTCCAAGAACGGGTGACAGAATCAAATGAGGTGACATGCATGTGAGGCCACGCAGCCAGACCTCCGTGCTCGGTGGCCGATGTGCTCTATTTTTGCCGCCCCTGGAGGGGACCCCCCCACGGGCCCAGACTTGTGTTttctttagacagagtctcactccgttgcccaggctagagtgagtgccgtggcgtcagcctcgctcacagcaacctcaagctcctgggctcaagcgatcctcctgcctcagcctcccgagtagctgggactacaggcacgcaccaccgtgcccagctcatttctctctctatatatatatatatattttttttgagacagagtctcactccgttccccaggctagagtgagtgtcatggcgtcatccttgctcacagcaacctccgactcctgagctcaagcgatcctcctgcctcagcctcccgagtagccgagaccacaggcatgcgccaccacgcccggctcatttttcctacatatatttttagttgtctggctaatttctttctatttatagtagagacggggtctcgctcttgctcaggctggcctcgaactcctgacctcgagcgatcctccggcctcggcctcccagagtgctgggaagacaggcgtgagcctccgcgagCCCGGCCTTTCCAGACTTGCTTTTTACCAGCGAGCAAAGCCAGACCCCAGCGCTCGTCTCCCGTGCAAAGCGAGAGCCCCCTAGGCGCTGAGAGAGCGGAGagtgcggggcggggcggaggcccAGGGCGGAGGCCCAGGGCGGAGGCCCGGGCGTACCTGGAGGATGTCGGTGTTGGTGCGGCTCTCGTGGGGCTCGCTGTACTCCGTGTACTTCAGGAGCACGCGGTCCATGTCCGTGCTGGCGTACTGGAAGAGGCGGTTGGCGCTGTTGAAGATGATGAGGGCGATCTCGCAGTCACACAGCACGCTCAGCTCGTAGGCCTTCTTCATCAGCCCGAACTTGCGCTTGGTGAACGTCACCTGGGCCCGGGACCCGCAGGCGCAGGcgggagggggagaaaaggattTGGGGTGTTGTGGCAGAGGCCTAACCATTCCCCAAATATGCCCCATGACCCCACGTGTGCTACTATCCTCTCTGGctgccctctcctccccgccGCACAGCCTGGAAAACTCCTAGTTGCGCTTCAAAACCCAACCCAAATGTTCCCCTCCCGTTTGGGAAGttttcctcggcctcccaagcaGAAcccacactctctctctctgggtttCCCCAGTTCTGTGGCTCC
It includes:
- the MEF2B gene encoding myocyte-specific enhancer factor 2B: MGRKKIQISRILDQRNRQVTFTKRKFGLMKKAYELSVLCDCEIALIIFNSANRLFQYASTDMDRVLLKYTEYSEPHESRTNTDILQTLKRRGVGLEGPELEPDEGPEGPGEKLQRLAGEGGDPALPRPRLYPATPAMPSPDMVYGAFPPAGCDPGGLGEALPAQSRPSPFRPAAPKAGPPGLAHPLFSPNHLASKTPPPLYLAADGRRPDLPGGLAGAGGGLSSSRSLYGSLQSPCSAAAPGTPLGSFPFLPAGAPEYGLGDPPPPPGLLQSPALAAWPSSRGDAPPAAAAPPSGGRGPGEGGPPTSPPPPAVSVKSERVSPAPGGAGDFPAAFPYPLLLARTLAEPLRPAPALRRLPLADGWPR